The proteins below come from a single Zea mays cultivar B73 chromosome 8, Zm-B73-REFERENCE-NAM-5.0, whole genome shotgun sequence genomic window:
- the LOC542158 gene encoding thylakoid assembly 8 — translation MASLLLVPRLTRSPCSNPGPSAGHKPRPVSITCGPRDNRGPLQRGRSLSTEAILAIQSLKRLTSADRSPAAASAAAATALGRLLKADLVAAMAELQRQGHWSLALAALHIARAEPWYRPDPALYATFVSSAPHSPSGGEGDAEAAVDALVEAFLEEKASGGGFVDGEEDVYKLTRLLRALVAKGRGRAAWRVYEAAVRKGGLNVDAYVYRVMARGMKRLGFQEEAAEVEEDFAEWETTVSPPARDVLDEMRARDEIKTTAAAS, via the coding sequence ATGGCGTCTCTCCTCTTGGTCCCGCGCCTCACCCGGAGCCCATGTTCCAACCCAGGACCCAGTGCCGGTCACAAGCCTAGGCCCGTGTCCATCACCTGCGGGCCGCGCGACAACCGCGGGCCCCTCCAGCGCGGCCGCTCCCTCTCCACGGAGGCCATCCTGGCGATCCAATCCCTGAAGCGCCTCACCTCCGCCGACCGCTCGCCGGCGGCTGCCTCGGCCGCAGCAGCCACCGCCCTGGGCCGCCTCCTCAAGGCCGACCTCGTGGCCGCCATGGCCGAGCTCCAGCGGCAGGGCCACTGGTCCCTCGCCCTCGCCGCGCTCCACATCGCCCGCGCCGAGCCCTGGTACCGCCCAGACCCGGCGCTGTACGCCACCTTCGTGTCCTCCGCGCCGCACTCGCCCTCCGGCGGCGAGGGAGACGCCGAGGCCGCCGTTGACGCGCTCGTGGAGGCGTTCCTGGAGGAGAAGGCGAGCGGCGGCGGGTTCGTGGACGGGGAGGAGGACGTGTACAAGCTCACGAGGCTGCTGCGCGCGCTGGTGGCCAAGGGCAGGGGCCGCGCGGCGTGGAGGGTGTACGAGGCGGCCGTCAGGAAGGGAGGCCTCAACGTGGACGCGTACGTGTACAGGGTGATGGCGCGGGGGATGAAGCGGCTGGGCttccaggaggaggcggcggaggtggaggaggacttcgcggaatgggagaccacggtcTCACCGCCCGCCAGGGACGTGCTCGACGAAATGCGAGCAAGAGACGAGATCAAAACCACTGCTGCTGCCTCCTAG